The Paraconexibacter algicola genome includes the window TGCGCCGCGCCGGGCAGATGATGGTCGAGGCGGGCCTGGACCTCGTGCCGGTCGTCGACGACGACGGCATCCTCCAGGGCGTCCTCACCGAGCGCGCGCTCGCGCGCCGCTACCTGCGCGAGTCCAGCGACGCGTCGCACCTCTACGGCGCGACCGCGGTCGGCACGATGGCCGAGGTGCTCGAGGGCCAGCTGCTCGCCGGCCCGGCGGACCGCACGGTCCACGGCCGCATCTGGGTCCTGGCCCGCGACCTGGGCTCGATCCTCACCCGCCTGTGCGAGGGGGACGTCGCGGTCGTCGGCGACCGCCACGACGCGCAGCTGCGCGCTCTGGAGCTCGGGATCTCCGCGCTCGTCGTCACGAACGCCACCGAGGTGCCGGACGCGACGCTCGCGCTCGCGACCGAGCGGGACATCCCCGTCATCGCCACGCCGCTGGACACGTACGTCGCCGGGCGGATGATCGGGCTCTCCTCGCCGTGCCAGGCGCTGGCCGATCCCGACCCGCTCACGATCAACACCGGCGACGTGCTCGGCGAGGTCGCCGAGGACATCAAGGACGTCAGCTACCGCGCCGCCGTCGTGGTCGACCGCGCGAACCGCCCGGTCGGGCTCGTCACCCGCGCGGACCTCGTCGACCCGCGCCCGCGCCGCGTGATCCTCGTCGACCACGCGGAGCGCTCGCAGAGCATCCCGGGGATCGAGGAGGCCGAGATCGTCGAGATCCTCGACCACCACCACATCGGCTCGATCGAGACGACCCTGCCGGTGCGCGCGATCTTCGACCCGGTCGGGTCGACGAGCACGCTCGTCTACGAGCAGTTCCTGCAGTCCGGCTACGAGCCGTCCCGGCCGGCCGCCGGCATGCTGCTCGCCGCGATCCTCTCCGACACCGTGATCCTCACGTCGCCGACGATGACGTCGCGCGACGAGGCCGCCGTGGAGGGGCTCGCCGATCTGCTGGGCATCGACGCGCGGACGTTCGGCCGCGAGATGTTCCAGGCGGGCAGCGACGTCGCCGGCCTCGCGGCGGCGGAGATCCTCGGCCGTGACCTCAAGGCCTACGAGCTCCCGACCGGTCAGACGCTGTGCGTCGCCCAGATCGAGACGGTCGGGGACGTCCTGTCGGGCCGCTTCGCCGAGCTCGAGGCGGAGGCCGCGGCGTGCGCGCTGCGCGACGGGCACCGGCTGGTCGCGCTGATGGTCACCGACGTCGACGCCAAGGGCACCCACCTCGTCGTGGCCGGGGACGTGCCGCTCGCCGAGCGCGCGTTCGGCGCCTCCGTGGAGGGCGGGGCGATCCCGCTGCCGGGCGTGATGAGCCGCAAGAAGCAGGTCGCGCCGAAGCTCCTGCAGGCCGCGTAGCGCGGCCCGGCGTCCGGGCCGGATGCGAACATCTGTTCGTGTCCGTCCCGTCCGTCCTGCACGCCGACCTCGACGCGTTCTTCGCCTCCGTCGCGCAGCGGGACGACCCGGCACTGCGCGGCCGGCCGGTGAGCGTCGGCGGCGGGGTCGTGATGGCGGCGAGCTACGAGGCGCGCGCCCGCGGCGTGCGCTCGGGCATGGGCGGCGCGAAGGCCCGGGCGCTGTGCCCCGACCTCGTCGTCGTGCGGCCCGACTTCGACGCGTACGTGCGCGCCAGCCGCGCGGTGATGGCGATCCTCGACCGCTTCGGCGCCCGGGTCGAGCAGGCGTCGATCGACGAGGCGTTCCTCGACGTCCACCCGCGCGACGGCCGGACGGTGGCGGCCGAACTGCGGTCCGCCGTCCGCGAGGAGGTCGGGCTGCCGATCAGCGTCGGGGTCGCGCCGAGCCGGACCGTCGCGAAGGTCGCCAGCGGCATGGCCAAGCCCGACGGGCTGCTCGTCGACGAGCCCGACGGCCTGTTCGACTTCCTCCACCCGCTCCCGGTCGGGCGGCTGTGGGGGATCGGCCCGGCGACCGAGCGGCGCCTGCAGCAGCACGGCATCCGCACCGTGGGGGACGCGGCACGGGTCGGGGACGGGGTGCTCGTCACGATCCTCGGCCGCTCCGGTGGGCGGCGGCTCGACGCGATCGCCCACGGCCGGGAGGTCCGCACCGTCCGGCCGCGCCGCGGTCGCCGCTCCTACGGCGCGCAGCGGGCGCTGTCGCGCTCGCGGCCGACCGACCTCGACGAGGCGCTCGTCGCGCTGGTCGAGCGGATCGCCCGGCGGATGGCGGGCCGCGGCCAGGCCGGCCGCACCGTCGTGCTGCGGCTGCGCTTCGGCGACTACAGCCGCGCCACCCGCTCGCGCTCGCTGCCCCGCCCGACCGCGGACGCCGACGCGATGGTCGCGCTCGCCCGCTCGCTCCTGCAGGAGGCACGGCCGCTGATCGCCCAGCGCGGCTGCACGCTCATCGGCGTCGCGCTGACGAACATCGAGACCCACGACGACGCGCAGCTCGCACTGCCCTTCGACGAAGCCGGCTGAGCCGCGCCGCGGCGCGCGTTGGAGGAGTCCACCACGGCCTCGCGGTCCGGCGCGACAGGCGGCCGGCCCGCGCGGCAGGCTCGATCCCATGCACGTCGGGGTCTACGTCGATGCCCATCCCGCGGTCGCCGAGCAGGCCCGGCTGCTCGAGGCCGCCGGGTTCGACCACGTCTGGGTCTACGACAGCCCGCTCGTCTTCAGCGACCCGTACATGGCGCTGCTCGAGGTCGCACGGGCGACCGACCGCGTGCTGATCGGACCCGGCGTCACCCAGCCCGACGCCCGGCCGGCCTACGCGACCGCCCAGGCGCTGGGGACGCTCGCGAAGGTCGCCCCCGGACGGGTGGCGTTCGGCATCGGGATCGGCAACTCGGCCAGCTGGTCGGTCGGGCGGCAGCCGGCGACCCTCGACGAGATGCACGAGCACGTCCGGATCGTGCAGGGGATGCTCCGCGGCGAGACCGTCGAGCACGACGTCGGGGGCGGTCGCCGCGCCCCGCTGCGCTTCATCCACCCGGAGGGCCGCTGGCTCGACCTGTCCCGGCACGTCCCGACCTGGATCTCCGCCTTCGGTCCCCGCGGACAGCGACGCGCGGGCGCGGTCGCCGACGTCGTCCTGATCCGCTGGGAGGGGGAGCAGCGCGTCCGCGAGGCCCGCGAGCGGCTCGCCGAGGGCGCGCGCGCCGCCGGGCGGCCCGGCGCCGGCGAGGACATCGGGATCGGCACCGTCTACTGCGTGTACCCGATCGAGGACGAGGCCGAGCTCGAGACCGACGAGGCCCGCGCCGCGCTCGGTCCGATGGTCGTCAGCCGTCTGCGCTACCTCACCGCCAACCACGCGCACGCCGACGAGGTCCCCGCGCACTTCCGTCCCGGCTTCACCGCCTACCAGGCGCACCGCGCCACGCTCGACCCGGTCGAGCGGCACCTCGACAACTACCGCGGCTACCTCGTCCACACCCCGCCCGACCTCGAGTCGTTCGTGACGCCCGAGACGATGCGCACGGTCGCGACGATCGGCAGCGCGGCGGAGATCGCGGACGAGCTCCTCGCGATGCGCGACGCCGGCGTCGACCACGTCACGCTCCAGCTCGCCGGGCCGCCGGCGCGGTGGTGTCGGCGGATGGGCGAGCAGGTGCTGCCGCTCCTGCGCTGACCGTGCTCTTGGAGGTTTCTACGACTCCCCGACCGAAGATGCGTCGAAGCGTCGCGGAAGTGCCTCGCCCGGGTGGTACGTTGCCTCCCAGGAGAGAGAGGAGACGGTCCTGTGGGTCACGACGGTGGAACGACCGGCGCCGTGCCGGCGGAGCCCTTGCTCGACCTGGGCGACATGGGGAGTGACGTCGACTCGCGGGCCTACCGCGAGGCGATCCGCGCGTTCGCGGACGTGGCGACCGCGCTGCTGGAGACGCGCGACCGCGACGACCTGCTGCGGCTGATCGGCCGCAAGCTCTGCGAGCTCGTCGGCGCGCCGCGCTGCAGCGTCTACCTGCGCGACGACGCCTCCGGGCTCTACCGCGGCCAGGTCGGCTACGCCGACCACGACATCGACGCGATGGTCAAGAAGCTGACCTGCGGCACCGACGCCGACGGCTTCACCCGCGAGATCGTCGAGACCCAGGCGCCGGTCCTCGTCGAGAACGCGGCCACCGACCCGCGGCCCGTCCGGTCGACGATGCGCGCCTGGCACGTCGTGACGATGCTCGGCGTCCCGATGGTCCTCCAGGGCGAGGTGATCGGGATCGTCTTCCTCGACGGCGAGGACCAGGCGATGACGTTCACGGCGCTCGACCGGGCGCTCGCCTCCGCCTTCGCGGAGCTCGCCGCCGTCGTCCTCGCGCAGGAGAAGCTCAACGCCGACCTGCGCTCGACGCTCGACACGGTCGCCCGGCAGAACCAGGTGCTGCGGCGCGTCTCCGCGGTCGACGACAAGCTCACGGGGCTCGTCCTCGACGGCCGCAACCTGCGCGAGATCGCCCAGGCCGTCACCGACCTGACGCACAAGCCGTGCTCGATCCACGACGCGCAGAACCGGCGCCTGGCGTGCGCGTCCCCCGAGACGCCCGAGGGCGGCACGCCCGTCCGCCCGCGACTCCTGGACCCCGACATGGTGCAGGTGCCGGAGATCGCCGACGCGCTCGCCGCGCTGTCCTCGAAGAAGGCCGCGGTCGTCGGCCCGTTCCCCTCGGCCGGGCTACCCAACCGCTTCCTCGTCGCGCCGGTCACCGTCCGCGACGACCAGTGGGCGACGCTCGTGCTCATGGAGCACGGTGCGCGCCTGAGCGGCTTCGACATGATCATGAGCCGGCGCACCGCCACGGTCATCGCGCTGGAGATGAGCGCGGAGCGGCGCGCCGCGAACGCCGAGTGGAACGCCCGCGCCTCGCTGGCGGGCGAGCTCATCCGCGGCAACGCGGACACCACGCAGATCGAGCACCGCGCCCAGTTCGTCGGCATGGACCTCGACCAGCCGCACGTGCTCTGCCTCGTCTCCTCGCGCAGCGGCGACGCCGCCTCGCTGCCGGACGTCCGCGCGGTCGGTGACGCGTTCCGCGACGCGGCGCCCCACCACGGGGTCATCGCGACCGGCGTGGCCGAGGGGATCGTCGTGATCGTCGAGGCGCCCGCCGACGGGCCGACGCTCGCCGGCGTGGCCGCCGTGAAGGAGGTCGCCGCCGCGGCCCTCACCGCCCTCGACCCGGACGGCCGGCTGATCGCGGGGATGTCGACCGTCTGCCGGCGGCCGACCGACTACGTGCGCGCCTACACCCAGGCGCTCCAGGTGGTGCGCTGCCTCGACACCTTCCATCGGGCGGGATCGGTCGACCTGCTCGCCGCCGACGACCTCGGCGCCGGTCGCATGTTCCTCGCCAACGCGGACGCCGACGAGGCGGAGCGCTTCGTCGAGGAGACCCTCGGCGGGCTGCTCGACGACTCGGTGGCGGGCGACCTGCTGCTGACGCTCTGCTCGTTCTTCGAGCACGGGCGGAGCATCCGCTGGTCGGCCGCGGACCTCGGGGTCCAC containing:
- a CDS encoding putative manganese-dependent inorganic diphosphatase; translated protein: MTSTDATTTQVRPRVYVSGHRNPDTDSIGAALGYAELKSRLDPATEYVPVRLGELNPQTTWALEQSGAESPRLLEHISVRAGDVMQTEFPCADAATPLRRAGQMMVEAGLDLVPVVDDDGILQGVLTERALARRYLRESSDASHLYGATAVGTMAEVLEGQLLAGPADRTVHGRIWVLARDLGSILTRLCEGDVAVVGDRHDAQLRALELGISALVVTNATEVPDATLALATERDIPVIATPLDTYVAGRMIGLSSPCQALADPDPLTINTGDVLGEVAEDIKDVSYRAAVVVDRANRPVGLVTRADLVDPRPRRVILVDHAERSQSIPGIEEAEIVEILDHHHIGSIETTLPVRAIFDPVGSTSTLVYEQFLQSGYEPSRPAAGMLLAAILSDTVILTSPTMTSRDEAAVEGLADLLGIDARTFGREMFQAGSDVAGLAAAEILGRDLKAYELPTGQTLCVAQIETVGDVLSGRFAELEAEAAACALRDGHRLVALMVTDVDAKGTHLVVAGDVPLAERAFGASVEGGAIPLPGVMSRKKQVAPKLLQAA
- the dinB gene encoding DNA polymerase IV — its product is MSVPSVLHADLDAFFASVAQRDDPALRGRPVSVGGGVVMAASYEARARGVRSGMGGAKARALCPDLVVVRPDFDAYVRASRAVMAILDRFGARVEQASIDEAFLDVHPRDGRTVAAELRSAVREEVGLPISVGVAPSRTVAKVASGMAKPDGLLVDEPDGLFDFLHPLPVGRLWGIGPATERRLQQHGIRTVGDAARVGDGVLVTILGRSGGRRLDAIAHGREVRTVRPRRGRRSYGAQRALSRSRPTDLDEALVALVERIARRMAGRGQAGRTVVLRLRFGDYSRATRSRSLPRPTADADAMVALARSLLQEARPLIAQRGCTLIGVALTNIETHDDAQLALPFDEAG
- a CDS encoding LLM class flavin-dependent oxidoreductase, translated to MHVGVYVDAHPAVAEQARLLEAAGFDHVWVYDSPLVFSDPYMALLEVARATDRVLIGPGVTQPDARPAYATAQALGTLAKVAPGRVAFGIGIGNSASWSVGRQPATLDEMHEHVRIVQGMLRGETVEHDVGGGRRAPLRFIHPEGRWLDLSRHVPTWISAFGPRGQRRAGAVADVVLIRWEGEQRVREARERLAEGARAAGRPGAGEDIGIGTVYCVYPIEDEAELETDEARAALGPMVVSRLRYLTANHAHADEVPAHFRPGFTAYQAHRATLDPVERHLDNYRGYLVHTPPDLESFVTPETMRTVATIGSAAEIADELLAMRDAGVDHVTLQLAGPPARWCRRMGEQVLPLLR
- a CDS encoding GAF domain-containing protein yields the protein MGSDVDSRAYREAIRAFADVATALLETRDRDDLLRLIGRKLCELVGAPRCSVYLRDDASGLYRGQVGYADHDIDAMVKKLTCGTDADGFTREIVETQAPVLVENAATDPRPVRSTMRAWHVVTMLGVPMVLQGEVIGIVFLDGEDQAMTFTALDRALASAFAELAAVVLAQEKLNADLRSTLDTVARQNQVLRRVSAVDDKLTGLVLDGRNLREIAQAVTDLTHKPCSIHDAQNRRLACASPETPEGGTPVRPRLLDPDMVQVPEIADALAALSSKKAAVVGPFPSAGLPNRFLVAPVTVRDDQWATLVLMEHGARLSGFDMIMSRRTATVIALEMSAERRAANAEWNARASLAGELIRGNADTTQIEHRAQFVGMDLDQPHVLCLVSSRSGDAASLPDVRAVGDAFRDAAPHHGVIATGVAEGIVVIVEAPADGPTLAGVAAVKEVAAAALTALDPDGRLIAGMSTVCRRPTDYVRAYTQALQVVRCLDTFHRAGSVDLLAADDLGAGRMFLANADADEAERFVEETLGGLLDDSVAGDLLLTLCSFFEHGRSIRWSAADLGVHENTIRYRLARIEELTGLAIATGSDAQLSAQLALLVLRLQGRLPAPKAAPATE